ATTGATTGATTTGGGTATAAATCTAAAACCCTAACTTTTTATGTTCATCTTTTTTATGTCTATTAGGGTTACAACAGTTTGAAACCGTACCGTTGGAGTATCAGGGTGATGTATCCGTACGATTACAGTGTGTAACCGTGCGGTTGTGTCCTTGACGAATTCTGGGCAAAAACTGcaccaaaattagggtttagggtaggGATCGATCTAGCACTTCAATTATGATCAAAAACCTTAATGTTTTACGTTCAAAACACAGATTATGACCTTCTTAATACACTGGATTGATTAACAAAAACCAAACATTAACGTGACAAAATTTCAGTTTTGTTGATTTCTTTCAAAACCATCAAAACTCAAAAACACGATTTTGACACTAAAACTGATCGATTAATGATAccaaaagctctgataccactagaAACGATTAAAGAGTATTAATCGATCAAATATTCAATATCGAGTGCGGAATAATTCGATATTGAGTTTTATATCAACAACGACTCAATTACTATGATCTAATCAATCAAATAGACTTTTAGATGTTATAGATCGATAAACCAGAGTGCTAGACCTTCAGGAAATCGAATACACGGCTTGGGTTTTCGttaccctaacaatgaacccgaaatACACATTATATAAGATCTGCACGTGTAACCGTGCAGTTGCAGCATGCAATCGTACGGTTGCACTTTTATCCGTACAGATGCATTCTGCATCCGTGCGGTTACATAGACAGTACGTATTTTAACATTAATTGCATACAATCGATCGTAAACGTAATAGTAAACGTAATAAATCACACGACCAATTGTCCACATACTTACATTGTCCATATCAACACGAACACACTATAATGAACTAGGGACTTACGTTTATGCAGTTGCTAGGAGCGAAGGAGTCATTTTGGTTAGTTATAATTTTTTTTCCGTCGTTACAAAAGAAAAAGGAACGAATAAAACTTGAACAATGAAATGGGTTGAAACTCGAATGTGCCACCTCTAATTTTATATAAGATAATAGCCTAGATCAACTCTTTTGAAAGAGTAATAAAAACTTATTCTTCAACATACACGATGACTATCAATTCACTCTCTAGTTCTTGATTTTGTCCAACGAAATATATATATCAAACAAAAAAAGTCGTTTTAAGAATTTTTATGCATGCATTTGTACTCGGCTAAAATTTTGCTCCTCCTATGTACATGCCTCTAATAAGTACTTTTTCACATCAATTTGCAATTCATGATGCTTACTTTCTGGCTTTATTTCATAATGGATGAAGTCGAGTTTTAATAGGCTTTAACTTCAAACCCATGCTTTCAGGTGAATAAAGCTCGGTGGAGATACGAGTCGGGCTCAACGGGCTTCTTGGACTTATATTTGACTGAGACGGTTTGTATACTCCGTATCCCATCAAGAAATATTCCAATGGCATCAACATTGCGTCAGGTTGCTCCTCGGTTACCAGCGACCCACATGTTCCAACCTAAAACATGTTATTGTTAGATGTAATGGTTGCAATATGTGCATCAATGTAGGTGAGGGTCAAGTCGGGTAACGGGTCATATTTTTAATACAGACTTGATTAGGTTGACCCAAAATGACGATATAAATTATGTTATATTAACTAGAGTAAATTATACCAATAGTCTTTGTGATTTAATTTACATGAAATTACACCAAGAATCCCCATCTTTTAAAAATTACAACGATCGTCTTTGTGGTTATAATAAAAATTACACTAACCATCCTTATCTGATGGTTCTTTAACTTATTCAAAATGTGCATTAATAGGAGAGACCATTAACGTACAATTTTCAAAATGTTCATTAGGGACGATCGTGTAATTTTTAAAAGATAAGAACGATCAGTAAGTTAAAATGAAGTGCAGAGGGACTATTGATGTAATTTTAAAAGATTAGGACGGTTGGTGTAATTATATGTAAAATACAAGGACTATTGATATATGATGATATAGGGTCGAGGTTATGCATTTAGCATACAACTTGGATGCATTTTTGACCCATTTGATGCATTTTTAAGTTATCCAACATCTATTACCCATTTGTACCATCTTACTGGAATAGTAAATTTGCATATACCTCTATTAGTGCACTGAATCGTCTATCTAATCTCGAAGCCATGTGAAGAGACTCTAAATGAAACGGAGAATTCTCCCCTACAAAGATCAACGTTCGACACTGCAGTCTTTTCAACCCTTCCATAATATCTTGTCTCCTGAATTAAGTGAGCGCAAATTCATGTTCGTTTAACACATTTCAAGCCACTTTGAGAATCAGTGCTTTCATTAAGAAGGAACAAAAAATTACCCGTTAAGAGCTTCAAGAAATCTAACCACATTAAGCCTCTGCATCTCATCAAGCGACTACATAATAATGGTTGGAATATCAAAACATGTATATATTGATTTTCAACCATATACTTATGAAAATCATTGATTtgggttattatttatttaattggtGAGGCTAGTAGAGCAGCGTACGAGGATACCGGTCAAAGGTTTTTGTAATGCATAAGACCTCcaaaatcatcttaataaaaacaGTCAGATTATTTTTGAAACGATATGTGTAATTTGTAGTCATATTTGACATGCTTAtcataaaaagttaaactctatgaAAAACAAAATTGTTTTGGAACTAGGGTCAATCCGCCCCATTTCAAAATATACTAGCAAGCTTTCTTTTGAAAGAATGCGTGTTAAAAGTGTTGTATAACCGCCCATTTTGACACCTCAATAATTTACATACTGCGGTAGAAACGACAGCCAGGTGGTGGGCACTCAAAGTTTAATTTTTTGGAAAATAAGTGTTTCAAAGCAAGGATTAATCCAACCCATTTCAAAACATACTAACAGGTTCTCTCTTTCGAAAGAACCCTGGTTAAAAGTGTTGTATAACCGCCCATTTTGACACCTCAATAATTTATATACTGCAGTAGAAAAGACAGTTAGGTGGTGGGCACTCACTCTTCTACATGAATAAACGATATCTGCTTCTGGTACTATACCACCACCGCGAACTTCCTGGTAGTTTAACAAATaatttcattttatttattatattattaatttgttGTGAACCAATTAACAGTTCTGTTAATAAAAAGATTTGTACCTTGCTGAAATAACGCATTAATAGTAACTCTTTTACTAGACCACACATTCCATAGTAACGTAGGACATTCGACATAACCTAAAAACAAAAATGGTACAAGTTTAATCAGCAATATTTTTACAATGTTAGAGATAGCAAAATGGGCTAGTCGAACTTTAGGTAACATGTCATAAGAATTATTTGATAGTGGATTCGGGTTGGCCCACACACAATCTTGTTCATGTTCAAAAGAGTTATCCTCAACAAATACTACAGTATATAGAAAATCTAAGGGTTGTTAACTTTTATTTTGTATTAAGTGCTATTTTACAAACAGACCATTTTCATATTAAGTGACAAAGAAACAATAATTGTATTACTTAATTAAGAGCTGTACAGAAACAGATCATTAAGTGGAAAGTAATCATGCCCTTATTATTTTAGTACAACTACGCCAAcatataaagtttttttttttttgtctggtTACCCAGGGAGGGCGATTGTTTTTGACCCGGATGTGCACCCCGTGGTTATATGGGTTATTGCTAAGAAACTAGTTGGCCAGAATCCACCCGTTTATAAGAAATGAGTTCAAACAAATCACGACCATTACTAGAACTCGCTTGGACTAATCAAACTTCAAAATGAGAACTTGAGAAAGTAACCTTGTTACACAACCATTCGGACCAAGAAGGTGTCTTGCATAGTGGAGAAATGAGTATAAGGCCAACTACACGTTGTGTATATTTTATCTGTTTGTCAAAAACATACACAAACAACATATCAATTATGAAATAATGTTATTCTGAATCCGATTTGAGTGAGACGAGGTACATAAGAACAAACAGGTAAGTAGCTTACAGCAAATAAGGTAAGTACATAAGCACCCGCTGTTACACCCAAACACATAACAGCACCAAGTCTGGAACAAAAATTCACAAGTTTATTTAATATTTTCACAAATGAAATTTAAGTAAAACAATTGTAATATTACAATTACCCGAAATAGTCTAGAACTTCAGCAACCTGATCAGCTAAATCATCGACGGATAAGGCTGGATCGTCATATGACACTGCAGCAGCTCCCCACTGCAAAAACTCTTAAAAGGGGATACCACGTAAGGCGGGGTTTAAAAAATAAAGAGGATAACTGTTGGTGCATATTGTAAGTCCCTAGTTCATATCGAGTCTGTAACATTTAGTTCAGTCATTATGTTTGAACACTTATTGTAATTGGACAATGGATGTTTTGGTATGTTTATTACATTATGATTGAATGGTTTATGTATGATTAATGTGTAATCGTTCAGAGATAAAATGTATAAACATATTAAACTTAATCACACAACGATCACACGAATGAGAGTCACTTGTACGAATGACACACGAATGAGTCATGTcggtgtaatattataactaaactGTCATTCGCACGAATGTGCGAGACATCCGTACGAATGTCTTGAATTCGCACGAATGAGACGCGTCTCACTATAAATAGAGGTTACGGGTTTCTTTCATATGTTACATATTCTTGCTAACCCTAGCCGCACTTGGAAGTTCCAAAATTGTTCCAAATCATCCCAAATACGAATATACAAGGCATCGATCTAGTCCATTCTTAGCTGAATACGTTAGATTTATTCGATCCCGCAAGTTCACGTTATACATTAGAAGCTTGATCAATCGATTTCCGCTTGATTGTTTAAGTAATGGTGATCATTAGGCATAATAATAATTCGTATCACAGATATGTTTATTATGTGTgctttttatggtataaaatttgaataATGTAATGTTATATGTTTATGTTTACTTAAAGACTTAAAGACTTAAAGTtatgaatttaaaataaaaaaataaatcaagATGCCAATTACTGACCTCATGACCCGGAGGATTAATATGATATATGCAGAAGTTATGGAACAGCAAAGAGAATGCTTCAGGGCATAAGAACAGCCCTTTGAAACAGGACATATCTGCAAAAAAATAGTCACATAAAATTTATTTTTCATAATGAAAAATCATATAACAAGCATTTTTCGTAATGTCTTATAACAGGTTTGACGGATTTaacaagatttttaatttttattagagcgacaaacacacacacacacacaccaattTTTATccacgacgggactcgaactcaTAACCTCATCCTTGACACGCTCGGCCACAAGCCCTTTGGTCGATTTTAcaagtttttcttttttatttttataactagttAACGTTAGAAATTTAATAGTGAAATTTCTGATAATCACTAAATCATGCAGGATAATAGCCTATGTTTGACTTTTCAAGTATTACTAACTTTGACACAAAACATCTTTGTGTGTGTTATGTATTATttgatgaaatatatatataaatgtattgagcttataaattttattaaataatatgTAATACAACACAAAAATATTTTAAGTCAAAGCTGGTAAAGAAATACTTAAATACTTAAATAGTCAAAATTGAGAGATATGATATAATACGTTGTTACAACGTGTACTTGGGGATTTGGAGGTGTGTCAGGAAACTGTTGCGAGCTAAAATCAATTCGTTTATGTCTAAATCTTAGTAccataatcataatactaaaatCACAAACATCTAACACGTTAAATATAAGATATAACCCAATTTATAGTCAAACAAATGGCTCGACAACTCTAATCCGTAAACAACGAAGCATAACATTCATGAAGACATATTAACATatcatttatttaaatgaatagTACAACAAAAAGGTAGTTGACTTACAATTTAAAGCTATATCAGGATATGTAACGAGAGCTGGTTTGTCCACGTCACCAAAGATGGTAACAGAAATGAATCCAGTCACAGTTTTAATAAGATGCTCCTGAATTTAATACATATTACAGCATGCGTTAATTTACACAACGACAACATAAAAGTAAATACATATTCTTGACAAAAAGTATGAAGcacatatatttttttatttactgTATTGGTCAAAAGGAGCACGTAGTTACTAGCCACCAAATCTCCTCGTACGATCTTTCAATTAATGTTGCTGTCAACAACTTTCTTGTCGGGAAATTAGATAAATAAATCTTGTAGGTTAGTGAGATTGTTAATTTGTCGATAATGAAATGATCATTGTCCTAAGGGGATTGAAGTGAACGTTTTGATGTTGAAGTTATAAGTTTACATTCagtttgaaaatatatattaatatttgtaatgggATGTGAATTATGACATTTCTAGAAAACTTAACTGATTTGTCGTGTTACGAtctaaaaaagaagaaaaaaatgttCAAATTTACAAAAAAGGACAATTTTATGTAGcctaatttattaatttattaatcatgcaTGACCTACCAAAAAATGAAAAGTTATGACCCTTTTAGTAATAAAAATCTATTAAATAAAAGTCTTAAAACTTTTGATTGGTTGCAAAGTATATTGCATGTTTTACCAATAAAAATAGTCAGTGAATACTTTAGTACAGTTGGTCGTGAGTACAATATACAAACAACATTGGTTAACATGAAAATAACACATAATTACACGCCTCATATGACAAGGGAAGCAAAAGTTAAACAAGTTAACAAATACAACAAACTCTATTTTCGTTGATAATTTGGACCGATATGGTGAAAAGAACTATACCACTTTTgtcaagaaaataaaataaaaaaagttgATCAGCACATGGACCTTTAATTTCTAATTTTCTATGAAAGCCTACCAAACTCGTAAGAGTCGGATGCATGTGAAAACCTTCTATATGACCGGAACAAGAATAATTCTACTATGGCAAGAGGTGCGAATCATAAGATATTTATGTGCACACATTTATTTACTCATGATAATTTATATACACtttaaccataattagtattacagTATCTTTCTAATAAGACTAATAAAACGTGCACATCTATATTAAAATGGTCTTTGACCTAGAAGTATGGCAGTATGTTAGTAGCCAGTTGTCAATTCGATCAAGTCTCCAAGGAGTAGAGTATGTGAATTATTAAATATGCACCTTTATATACTGGTGTACTTATATATTTGCATCATGAATATCATCAAATTTGTGAATCTAAACATTGAGTATCACTTACTCATATTCAACACAATTTGATACAAATGCTCATCATTTATCATCGATTATCGAGCAAGTATTCATCACGAACCATATTTGATCATATTTCAAGATCATTCGATTTCAACTCAAAAGATTTCTTTGGGATGTGCAATTCATGTTCATAAATTAATCAATCAATGTTAAATAAACATGATAACATATTAACTACATCATTTGATAAACAAACAACCGACACCTCAACATTATTTGAAATCAATAGTAATTCTAATTCCGATTCTAATTCATCaaaaaatatataaagatatatatacaaatataagttGATTGATAGCTAATATTATACATACGTACCGTTCCATCATCACGAAAGCGGCTGGTCTCCATGTCAATGGAGAAAGAATCGGTAGAATCCGCCATTTTTGGCATGAATAAGTTTATATACGAATCTACGTTTTTGGCTCTCTAGTTAAAATGACTTGGTAATTATAGAGTGAATGTGTTTGTAAATTTCACTCGCTAAATCTATTTATAGGGAGCTAGCTAACTAGCTGTTTTGTGTGTATCTATTTATGTCTATAATACCCAAGTCACAGTTTCGGTCCCTAAGATTCACAATGTTTTCATTTTGTACCCTATTGTTTCGTATAAAGATTGTACTATATGAACTCATTACTCATACAAAGTTAAACGTAAACACGTTAATTCAAAGGTGGTGCTTTTATGAACGCCCTCTAAAATTTTGAGGAGTAGTGCAAATTATAGCTCTTTAAGTAAGTTAGGGATGTTTAAGCttttaaattaattaaatttatttaattatgtataaaaaAGTTATGATCAAAATAGTGAATATTTGCATAATTTACGTCATCAAGAATATACTTCACAATAGTTAAGTTCAAAACTTACTAGCAACCTATGTTGAGGGTGCCATAGAAAATGTCTGAAGACAATCATTGAATTTAAATGGTTTAGGCCGTATACATCTTAGTGAAAATAATTTCGAAAATAATTTCTTTCTCAAGTAACTCAAACAAAAAAAGTCGATTCATTTATTCATATATGCTTTACTTTTAGATAACTTTTACCCTCAATCTTTTGTTCAAGCTCCACAACTATGCTTAAATGATATGGGAATCCATTCAAATTTCATTGAATGGTTTTAAAAAGTAAATTATGATGATACTAGTTGGGCAATACGACTTTTTATTTAGGTATCCAAATATAAATGACTATATATTCTAATCTTttaataattgtatatatatacaaaatttgaTTGTTAGAATATAACGTAGTTTGAATGTGAAAGGGttgatgaaactttataaaaagtcACATCATTTTATCTTCAAAGTTCAAGCATTACTTGCACATAATTTGTCGGCCAATGACGTTTGATCAATAAACTTTAGTTAATATCAAGCGAAAGAGATATATTAAAACACCACATGCAAATATTGAGATTTTTTTCTGGTTTTTTTTCTCAATTAAAGTAATTCAAAAGGACGAATATTTTAACTGAAATGTACACAATTGAATCAGCACTACAAATCATAGTAAGTGACCATAAACTACCCACAAATGTCGAGTATATAGTCATAAATTACCCACCGATGACTCGTGTATTTGTATATGTGAGTAATCCGCGTGTCTTCAGTTATTATTCACGAATTAGGTTCGTGGGTGATTGGTTGGTTCTTGTAGTGCGGTTTATTTCGTTATCGTTTTCGGCTTTTTTCTAGTGACTTCAAAATATGTTGTTAGTGAAATTTATACGAAAGAATTCTAGTAAGAATATAAGAACGACAATATCATTATGTcatcttagcgagaggtcaggagttcgactctctTGGGGTGCAGCATTGCATACTAGGTTACCCATTTACCTTTGAATTACCCCCAATTGTGCCTTCCGCACATCGTGTTGCGGAGCAGTTGGGGAGGGGGTCGCCTATGCTCTTCGATCGGGCCGGATTTTCTCTTAGGCAGCTGTTgaaggcgggttatgcaactgcgagagatgaacgcgtgagtggttaagtCCTCTCTGAGTAATCCCGTGCTGCtgttcaaaaaaatatatatcattatATCATCTTGTAGTGATTTCTAATTTGtacataaattaattattaaatgattgttaTTAAATTTTACGAAATCTAAATAAAAGACAATAACCTGTAAAATAGTGAGATTAAAAATGGTTTAAGTGAGACTTTTCATCCACTTTACCATTATAAATTACAATATCATTGTCTACAAAAATGGAAGAAAGTAGATTTGAACCTAAGTGAGTTTAATGAAAAGAATAAAAGAATAGTGCCAAACATGTATATAAGTAATAGAAGCTACCGACGCTCTTTTCATTTGTGTTTATGTACAGGTCACGAGTGGGAGTGGCCCATTACCAGTCACCCTTCCTCTCAATTAAATACTTTACCAGATACTATGGTTAGTCATTTAACCATAGTAAGATACCGACATTTTTCAGTTCAATTCCCGAGCATGCTAAAAATATGCCGTTGATCCGTTGTCTACGCATAATTTACACCGTGTGAATTGACTATCAACATGGCAGCTGACATGGATGCCACGTCAACATGTGATCTCACATATTATCAACTTTCCTAAAGTATCCcaaaaaataagttttacaaagttgAGTGGTCTAACTAAATTAAAGAAAGTTAGTTACATGAATACATTTATgggtgtgtttgggtgacgagcttgttggagcttatgggagcttataggagcttgagtttatgattttaataagctccaagtcataaacttcgtttggtagagaaaaaaagtagagcttatggaaATCATAAgttctgaaaaaataagctacttttagtagcttatgaaaaaaagtagagcttatgaactggaaaataagctccagctagtttaccaaacacttataaaaaataataagctccagctaccagcttaaaaAATTAGCTCTagctccagctacaagctccagctccagctactttcatccaaacacaccctatatATTCTATGAGAACAAAAAAActttgaagaaaaaaaattatattttagcACATATATTGTATAGCTACCATTGCAGTAATAGCCAAGGTTGTTAAGATCGGGATCTTATCCAAGATCGTTTTTATCATTGCAAATTCGAGATTGCAAAATATGATCGAGATCGTAACATCCTAAGGAGAAGGAAGCTGTTGGAACCACCCCTTCTTTGCACGTATTCCATGAATGCATAATTAACTTCGTCTTTATCATGAATTTTTGAGAGACGGTTTATATAACTTGTGGCCCAGACTTTTTTCTACTATATATGTCGGTTTATTAGATTAATTATTGTGGCGGGTTTCAGCTTTTTTATAAAACGTAGTCATGAATAACATGGATTCAATCTTTTTCAGTTTTTTTTAAGAAGTGCTTAGATGAGCTGATATGGGAGTTAAGTCATTTTAGGAAGCAATGGAAGAAACTCTATCAATGGTGGCAATTGGGTCCCGTCAACCATATGGGTTTGGATCAACGTTTCAAAGGTTTTAAACCTTCTACAACATCAAATGGTTTCTCAAAAATTTGGCAAGCAATTGAATGGATCTGCGGATACGTGATTTGGAAAAATCGAAACAATGTAGCTTTTCATAAAAGAAAAGAAAGTGTTCCAATGGCTCTAAACGAGATTCAAATAAGATCGTTCGAATGGATCTCAAATCGATCAAAAAAGGTGAACATAGATTGGCTCCAATGGATTCTAAACCCAAACCCGTTCGATGATAAAGGCTGACGAAACAGGCGCTTTTCTGTCCATTTTCTCCTGTATTTCTCCCTGTTTTATTTACTAGAAATGTATATGTTTCTCCAGTTTAGTTTTAGCAATGTTTAATAGCAACCTCAGCTAGGTATAGTGCATACTCCTATGTCGAGTATGGATTCCCAGAATGTACTTTACATGCTTAGCATGTTTTAATGATAAttttttgctttaaaaaaaaaagaaaaaaaaaagtcacTTTAGGAAGTAGAACATAATTGAAGCTgtctaagtaaataaataaaatttaatacaGTATAAGTAAAAAGCATAAATTGTGAAAAACCCTATTTGCTCCGTACACATCGCAACCCAAACGGCGGTATTTTCTTTTCACGATAACTAGTTTTTTTCCGGCATACTGGCACGGTAAACATTAATCTCGAGTGGTCCTGGTGTTTATCATCACGATTATCTGACTGATGGGTAAGAAATCTGGTGGATTTACAAAGAAAAAACTGTTATGGATAATCCGATTGGGTGGATCCGGGTTATGTCAATTAGGACGGGTAGTGGTTCAAATGAACACGTGCACATCACGTGGTGAGTGAGCTGGCTTAGGCTCGTGCCTGGCACGTGAAGGTGTAACAGATTCAGTTGTGTTCTTTCCCAAATTTAAAT
This window of the Rutidosis leptorrhynchoides isolate AG116_Rl617_1_P2 chromosome 7, CSIRO_AGI_Rlap_v1, whole genome shotgun sequence genome carries:
- the LOC139857025 gene encoding protein NDL2-like is translated as MPKMADSTDSFSIDMETSRFRDDGTEHLIKTVTGFISVTIFGDVDKPALVTYPDIALNYMSCFKGLFLCPEAFSLLFHNFCIYHINPPGHEWGAAAVSYDDPALSVDDLADQVAEVLDYFGLGAVMCLGVTAGAYVLTLFAIKYTQRVVGLILISPLCKTPSWSEWLCNKVMSNVLRYYGMCGLVKELLLMRYFSKEVRGGGIVPEADIVYSCRRSLDEMQRLNVVRFLEALNGRQDIMEGLKRLQCRTLIFVGENSPFHLESLHMASRLDRRFSALIEVGTCGSLVTEEQPDAMLMPLEYFLMGYGVYKPSQSNISPRSPLSPTRISTELYSPESMGLKLKPIKTRLHPL